A single genomic interval of Bacillus spongiae harbors:
- the spoVS gene encoding stage V sporulation protein SpoVS → MEILKVSAKSNPNSVAGALAGVLRERGAAEIQAIGAGALNQAVKAVAIARGFVAPSGVDLICIPAFTDIMIENEERTAIKLIIEPR, encoded by the coding sequence ATGGAAATATTAAAAGTTTCAGCAAAATCTAATCCTAATTCTGTAGCTGGTGCACTTGCCGGTGTTCTTCGTGAAAGAGGAGCAGCTGAAATCCAGGCAATTGGAGCGGGTGCCTTAAATCAGGCGGTAAAAGCCGTTGCCATTGCTAGAGGGTTTGTAGCTCCAAGTGGTGTTGATTTAATTTGTATCCCCGCATTTACGGATATTATGATTGAGAATGAGGAGAGAACGGCAATAAAATTAATAATAGAACCTCGTTAA